TTGTTGAACATTTCGACGCCAGTCACGGTCGTTTCGCTGGTCGGACGCAGGCCGATGACCTGCACCTTGTCGCCAACGTTGACCTTGCCGCGTTCGATACGACCAGTAGCCACGGTACCGCGACCTTTGATCGAGAAGACGTCTTCGACAGCCATCAGGAATGGCTTGTCAGCTTCGCGAGCCGGTTCCGGAATATCGGAATCGAGAGCGTCCAGCAGGTTCTGGATACAAGCCGTCGAAGCGTCGTCCGTCGGGTTTTCCAGAGCAGCCTTGGCGTTTCCGCGAACGATGGTGATGTCATCGCCGGGGAAATCGTACTTGCTCAGCAGTTCGCGAACTTCCATTTCGACGAGCTCGAGGAGCTCTTCGTCGTCGACCAGGTCGCACTTATTGAGGAACACGACCAGAGCAGGCACGTTCACCTGGCGAGCCAGGAGGATATGCTCGCGAGTCTGAGGCATCGGGCCATCGGCAGCCGACACCACCAGGATCGCGCCGTCCATCTGGGCGGCTCCGGTGATCATGTTCTTGACGTAGTCGGCGTGACCCGGGCAATCGATGTGTGCATAGTGACGATCCATCGACTCATACTCGACGTGACTCACCGCGATGGTCACAGTCTTGGTATCATCGCGGACAGTACCACCCTTGGTGATTTCAGCGTAGCTCAGTTCCCGGGCCAGCCCCTTGGCTGCCTGAACCTGAACCAGCGCTGCAGTCAGGGTGCTCTTTCCGTGGTCGATGTGGCCAATGGTCCCAACGTTGACGTGGGGCTTTTTCCGCTCAAAGACTTCCTTAGCCATCTCTTGTTTTTACCTCCAATAGACGGTCCGAGCCCCGATACTGCAGGGCCCGCAAGTTTTAATACAAAATTCTCTCACCCCAAATCGATGACGCGGGCGATCGCAGCGGTGAAATCCCGCGAGCACCCGTTTCGAGGTAAAGCAACCCGCCACACCTCTTGAGCAAGCCTTAAGCTGGCCAAAGCTGCTGATGGGACTTGAACCCATGACCTCTTCCTTACCAAGGAAGTGCTCTACCACTGAGCTACAGCAGCAGCGATGTTAACCTCGCCGCCCCTCGACACTCTTCCTGATTGAGCTCAACCGAAGCGAGCACATCCGTTGCGAGTTTCCCTCTGAAGAGCGGGTGAAGGGAATCGAACCCTCACGACCAGCTTGGAAGGCTGGAGTTCTACCATTGAACTACACCCGCGTTCGCACGCCTTTTCAGGCGTTAGCCGTTTTCGCATGTCTCGCGAATACGACAATTCGAAGCCGTATTCCGCAGAGATTAGCAACTTGACACCCGTTTCGGCAACTGTGCGCCGATTCGTGGTCCATCGAGTGGGGGTGACAGGATTCGAACCTGTGAAGGCTGAGCCATCAGATTTACAGTCTGACCCCTTTGGCCGCTCGGGAACACCCCCCCGAATTTTTGTCGATGCTGCAACGACCGCGTAAAACGTGATCGGCTCTCAAGGCATCGACGAGAGCTAGCGGAGGGATTCGAACCCACAACCACCGGTTTACAAAACCGGAGCTCTGCCGTTGAGCTACGCTAGCGAGTTTCTGTGCCGGAAGTTTCGATCCCGTTCAGGCGGTCATCGAAACAGCACCAGATCCGACGCGTGCACGAACAGTCTCCTTCCGCAAGCCGCGAACTATAACGTACTGGCCGGGGCTTGCAAGTCAAAAAACAGAACCACGCGGAAGGAGGCGATCGGAACCCCTCGCCGAGTCGGGGCGCTGGACCTGAGGAAGTCGAACGCCGGCGTTTTGTTTTTCTTCTGAACCTGCAACGTTCAGTTGTGTGAAGTTTTGACACGACTGTCAAGATGAGGTTCCGCCGGACCTGATAATTCTCGACCGGTTTGTCTCACATCTTGATCAGAAATCGCCGGGTGCCGAACTCCATTCCGGAGGAACGATGTCGACTTCGGTCTGTTCAATGGCCTGGAGCAACCGATCGGCCGCGAAGACCGGGTTCATTTCCACGTCATCAATGAAGCTCCGCACTGATCCGTGCTGCCCTTTTTCATGCGAGACGGACACGACCGGATCGACATACGCGGTTTGCGGAATGGTCCCTGTAATCGTGGCGTAAAGGCGCTCGGCCCGGTCGTCCCACTGATGAGCGTCGGCCAGATTCAGCAGAATTTCCAGAGACTGCTGCGACGTGCCCGCTTTGTAGTAAGCGTAGGCGAGCCGGTAACGGTCCCGCGGAGACGAGGTTTCCATCAATGACTCGGCCAGTTCGAGATGTTCGACCGCATCATCCCAGCGGCCGGCCTGACCATAGGCAATTCCGAGATTCACCTGCGTTCGGGCTTCGTCTTCGAGGGAGAGATTCGACCTGGCGAGTGACCGCAGAATCGTGGCGGCCCGCGTCGGCTCCGATCGAGCCAGCATCATCTCAGCCAGTTCCAGCGTCGCTTCGGGATGGTTCGGCTGCACCTGCAAAACGTGGTAGTAGTCGGCCATGGCCTGCTGATGATCGGCCTGCTTCCGTGCCAGTCGAGCCGACAGAATGATCGCCTCGATGTTGTTCGGAATTCGGCGCGTCGTCTCCTTCAGAGTCTCCTGGGCCTCGTCGTAATCGCCTTGCAAATAATACAACTGAGCCAGTCGCAGATAGCCATGCGGATCGTGAGGCTGCAGTTCGACATACTTTTTCTGTTCGTCAATCGCCTGCGGGAAGTTGTCCTGGTGAATCGATAACTCAGCCAGGTTCCACCAGGTCTCAGCATGTTTCGGCTCGAGTTGAACGGCATCATTCAGGAGGTTTCGAGCTTCGTCGAGTTCTCCCGACTGCTGCGCGGAGAACGACTGCTCGATGAATGTCCGGCAGATTTCCTCGTTTTTCCCCTGATTTCGCTGCACCCAGCAGCAGCCTGGCAGCAAGAGCAGGGCGCACAACGATCTCCACAGTGCGGCTCGGAGGCTGAGCGCAGCGGAAGTGTCTGCAGGGGATGATGGGCCCGGTCGTGGCATGACCAGAGTGGAATCTCGGAAGGAAGGGAGAGGGGAATACTCAGGAGATGAGCCGTAATATACCACCCAGCCGCTTTGCAGGTCGAGATGGCTCCCGCCTGCAAGTCCCTTCGGCAGTCAGGGCAAAGTGGCGATGCCAGGAAATTTGGCGCCAGGCTTTACCGGCAGCTGACAGAGATACGGCTCCGATTTGCCTACCAGGGCAGTCGTGTAGAGTCGGGCGGCGTCTTCGTCCATGTGCAGTCCGTCGAAGAACATGGTGACTTTGAGGCCGGGAACTTCGCGGCAATCGACCAGTTCCGCCGAGGTGCTGTGGACCACGTCGAGCATTGCCTGATCGAATTCGTAATACTCCGGCACCGGCATCGCAGCGAGGATCACCTGCACCTGATTTCGTTCCGCCATGGCGACGAACTTCAACAGTCGCTCATAAGAGGGCTCCTGTTCGACGACTTTCCCGGCATCCGCGGCCATTCGAAGATTCAGTTCATCCATCCCCGATCGATACGAAGGAATGACCATGTCGAGCACCCGGCGTTGAATCCGATCTCGATTCGCGAACGCAGCGGACATGCTGCAAAGCGTGAAATACGCTCGCTCTTCAAACGTCTTCAGATCGAACTGGCCCAGCTCGGCTGGCTGTCTTCCGCGGCAGTAGTAATACGCGAGGCGATCGGGATGATGCGACGGAGCGTCCCGCAGATGCCCGCCCTCAAAGCCGATCACAACGACATCGGGAACACGCTCGGGTTTGTCGAAATAGCTCTGATAGGCGTAGTACCAGTCGGCCAGAGCCGTGTTGTCGGGGTTCACCTTGACGGCCCGGAGGGGCTTTTCGGTGTTTTCGCCAGTCAGTTCAACGAACAACTTCTGATCCACGCCATAGCGAGTGAGCGAGTTCCCCAGGAAAAGGACGCGCAGCTCGTCTTCAGGGCCTGCAGCCAGTTCGCGGGAAAGACGGTCGAACGACTGCAGATGCGAGATGTCTTTCGAGAGGACATCGCCGCGAATGCGAAAGCCGAACTCGAGCATCAGGAAGCAGAGAATCACGACGCCAAGCACACGCCACTCGGTCCGCAGCGGCCGCTTCCGGCCCGGAAGTGCTTCGGAGGGCGGTTTCTGTAACTCAGGTTCAGGGGATGTCAGAACGGCGGTCATGGCTTTGCCTGAATCAGAACTGGAAGTAGATGAACGTCGCGGCGGCCGGCGGCGGGAAACAGAGGCACATCATCAGGGCATACGTGCAGGCCAGTCCGCGCCAACTCCAGTGGACGGCTGGAACGTCATCGACTCGCGACTGCCACTCTTCCCAACACTCGAACAGCATCAGCGGTCCAGCACAGAAAACGAGCATGCCGAAGGTCATCGATGCCAGCGGCGACCAGTCGAGATTCGTGGCCAGAACGGACAACATCCCGGCAGCCTGCCCGATCGACTCAGCTCGGAACAACAGCCAGGTGAGACAGACGAAGTGGAACATGAGCACAATCTGAGCTGTACGGGTCAACAACCCGAGTGGAGTCCACTGCGCTGGTGTCACCGCTTTCGCATTCTCTCCGGCGAAGTAGCGGTATCCGCAGAGCATGGCGCCATGCACGGCTCCCCAGGCGATGAAGGTCCAGTTCGCTCCGTGCCACAATCCGCCGAGAAGCATGGTCAGCATCAGGTTGCGGTAGGTCATCAGCGAACCACCGCGATTGCCGCCCAGCGGAATATACAGGTAGTCCCGCAGCCACTGGGACAGACTGATGTGCCAGCGTCGCCAGAAGTCACTCGGGTCGACGGCGAAATACGGTCTACGGAAGTTGACCATCAGATCGAAGCCGAGCCATCGCGAGATTCCCCGGGCAATTGCCGAGTACCCGGAAAAGTCGCCGTAGATCTGGAAGGCAAAGGCATACACGCCGACGAGAACTTCCATTCCGGTCAGTTCGGAAGTCGGCGTCTGGAAAATGGCGTTGACCAGCACGGCCATGTTGTCGGCCACGACGATCTTCTTGAACAGACCGAGGACGACCAGATACAGCCCTTCTCCAAACGCGTTCCGATCCCACTGGCGAGGTTGAATCACCTGCGGCAGGAAATGCGAGGCCCGTTCGATCGGCCCGGCGACAAGTTGCGGGAAGAACGAAACATACACCGAAAAGTCGAGCAGACTCCGCGTCGGCTGGCAGTGGCCCCGGTAGACGTCGATGGAGTAGCTCATCGTCTGGAACGTATAGAACGAGATCCCGACGGGCAGAATGATATTCAAAGTCGGCAGCAACAGCGGCACGCCCACGGAATCCCCGAGGGTGGCGAGTTCCCCGGCGAAGAAGTTGAAGTACTTGAAAAACGCGAGGATGCCCAGGTTCGTCCCGAGCGAAATGGCGAGCAGCGTCTTCCGTTTCCACGAGACCTGGCAGTCGTGAATCCGCAGGGCCAGCGTATAATCAACGAGCGTTGAGATGGCGATCAGGCTGAGAAACCGCCAGTCCCAGCAGCCGTAGAAATAGTAACTGGCAAGCAGCAGAAGAACATTCTGTCCGCGATGTTTCAGCCGGTAATACAGCAGAAACACAACAGCGTAGAAGAGCCAGAATGCAAAACTGTTGAACAGCATGGGGATTTTCGACAACGCGGTGAATCGTGGCACGCAGTGATGTCGGAATTCGACAACACTTGCTGATGAAGCCTAGTTCAGCATTGCGGGAATGCGGGAAAAACCGTCAGACCGGCCCCTTGGGACGACTCGCCCGCTGTCGACTGGCATCGATTTTGCAGGTTAGTCTGAAACCGCGGATTGTTAGAAAATTTCCCTTTTCGCGGATTGCAGCAATAATTCCCCTCACGACCGATTTCCGGTTTGAAATCCAACCGCGGTCGTGCAGGCTGAATGTTGGGGAATCGAGCGGAAAGCGACCAGAATGAAACCAGGTCGCATAGACAGATTCAGGAGTCAGATCATGAAAGCCATATTTGCGATTCTCGCCAGCGGACTGCTCTGCTTCGCCGTTACCGATACGGCTGAAGCCGATCGCTACAGCTGGCGTCCGAGCTGGAGCCGCGACTACAACAGCGGCATTTACGACAGTGGCTACGGCAACAATTATCGCGTGCCGAGCTACAACTACTACAACCCGTACGGCGGCGGCTACAACTACAACTACAATTACAGCCCGTATTCGTCGTATTACGGCCCGCGGAACACCCCGTATTCCACCTTCTACGGACCGCGGAACTACCAGTACCAATACCAGTATCAGACGTTCCCTTACCCGAGCTATCAGTATCAGTACCACTACAACTACTGATGCTGATTGCGGAGCGACCACGCTGGGTCGGGCGATCTCAGCCCGGCCCGACAGTGTGGAACACGTCGACGACCCACCACTCAATGTACGGGCCCAGGACGTAGTCCATCAGGGGTTCCGGACACCACAGAAATAACGGGGCATACAGATAGAAGACGGAATAGAATTCGTCGTATCCCGTCGACTCGCGCAGCCAGAATGCGAGTCCGAACAGCGGCCCGCTCGCCAGTACGTAGACGAGCGGCAAGCAGGCAATGGCCAGCCAGATCCGGTGGCTTCCCGATCCTTTCTCCGCGTCGCTCATCGCCGCCACTTTCTCTGGAATGGCTTCAGATCCGGTTCCTCTCCCTGTAGGATGACGCAACAGCGGCAATAATGCTGCCCTGCTTTTTCGTTCCACAACGATTTCTCAAGAACCGGCACGCTCGTGAACACCACGCCCGCCATCCTCGACGTCCACGATCTCACGGTCGCTTACCGGCATCGTCCGGTGCTCTGGAACGTCGACTTCGAGATCCACGAGCCGCAACTGCTGGGCATCGTGGGGCCCAACGGAGCTGGCAAAAGCACGCTGCTCAAATCCATTCTCGAACTGGTTCCCTCCGTCTCGGGAAATGTCTCGCTCTTCGGCCAGTCGGTCTCCGACGTTCGAACCCGGATCGGCTACGTGCCGCAACGCGAAAGTGTCGATTGGGACTTCCCGATCACCGTCCGCGAGACCGTGCTCATGGGAACCTACGCCAAGCTCGGCTGGTTCCGTCGCCCGGGAGCCAAACAACGCGAGCTCGCCGAGCAATGCCTGGCCGATGTCGGCATGGAAGCGTTCGCAAACCGGCAGATCGGACGCCTCTCCGGCGGTCAGCAGCAGCGCGTCTTTCTGGCCCGGGCCCTCGCTCAGGATGCCGACGTTTATTTTCTCGACGAACCTTTTGCCGGCGTCGATGCTGCGACTGAAGACATTGTTCTTGGCGTTCTCCGCCGGCTCCGGGATCGCGGCAAACTGCTCATCGTTGTGCATCACGATCTGCTGACTGTCCAACGATCGTTCGATTCCGTGCTTCTGCTTAATGGCCGCCTCATTGCCTGGGGCCCGGTCGAAGAAACACTCACTTCAGAAAACCTGAAACGCACCTACGGCGGTCACCTGCCGATTCTCGACCACCTCGGCGTCGCCGTGGCCGATCAGTCCCGCTCGGGCTGAGCCTTCTCGTTCTGCCACTTCGCATGCACGCGAGCCACGTGCCACATGTACCGGCTGATCCGGTCGTTCTCCGTGTGATTCTTCCACGCGCGTTGAATGTGTTCTTTCGCCAGCGCTGGATTCCCATGAGCTTCATGGTAGAGCCCCAGATACAGGTCGGCGTAGAACATCCGGAAGGCCCGTTCTTCCGCGTCCGGCTCTCCAGCGTTCGCGACTTCGAGCACCTTCTCCGGCGTCGACTTTCCCTGGAACAGAGCATAGACCTCCATCAGCGGCACGCGGGGATCATTCCGAATCGGCAGCATCTCCTTCCGAGCCGCTTCGAGATCCTGATCGCGAGCCATGCAGATGTAACGCCAGACGGAATTCTCGACGTCGTTGTCGTGGTAAGTCTGATACAAGGCGAACTGCTCAGCCCCTTCCTTGAACATCCCGGCGTAGTAGTGAGAAATTCCCCGCTCCCACAACCGCCGCTCGCCTGCCGGGTTCAGTTCCACGTACTTGTCGAAATCACTGACCGACTCTTTGAAGTTTCCGAGCCGAAACTGGTACACACCTCGCAGATACCACGCCTGCGGATTCTCGGCATTCAGCTCGATCAATTCCGTCAATCCATCGACAACGGCCTGATTCTCCTCGGCCTTCATCGCAGCCGAAATCCGCTGCTGAATCTCCGCCGGATCGACGGCCTTCTCTTCGGCAGCGTAAATGCCGAATGCAGACACCAAAAGACCGAAAGCAACGGCCACGAAAAGCGATCGAGTCATCATCCAGCATTCCTGTCTCAAATGTAGGCGGGGATAGCCGCAGGCGGATCCCAGCAAATCCGCAGTCCGATTCATTCTCGTAGCGGCGGGTGAACCAAGTCTTCCTCTCAATCGGCTCTTTCCTCGTGAATTCGCTCGATCTCGTCATGAATATGCGTGAACACCAGCGGCAGATACACAACGCCGGAGTAGTGATTGGCCATCATGCGGATATGGTGCGAGCCCGGCAGCTGCATCGTCTCGGCAAGGAGAATCGAATTCCGCTGCGGCACCACTTTGTCATACACACCCGAGTAGAGCCACGTCCGCTTCGGGTCGACGCGATGAGCGATCCGTGTTGGCTCGACCAGCTGAATCACTTCCTTCAACTTGTCATCGACCAGCCCGTACTCGGCCAGTTTCTCTCGGACCTTCGCCGCGTCTTTCTTGCCATTCATAACAATGTCGTGCAGGTCGCCGCCGGCCAGCATCAGGAAGACGGCGTCATAACGCGTATCCAGACTGGCCGCACTGGCCGAAACGAATCCGCCGAGACTCGTTCCCTGGAGAGCGATTGTCCGCTCATCGACATAAGGCAGCACTGAAACCGCATCCCGGGCCCGCCGAACATCCGCAATCGCCTGCCGCATCGCCGTCACCTGATGGGCTCCCCGCTCCTGCTCCGGATAGCGACGATGCCCGTAATACGGCAGATGAATCAGAAAGGTGTGAAACCCCATCTTCCGCAGACTGACCGCGAACAGCCGCCCGACATGCATCCCGCTCCCCGATTCGTGCACGACCACAATCGCGGGAGCCTCAACGGGCTCACCGGCTTCATCGCGGGCCTGGTACCACTCGAGCGAAACGACATCGTTGATCCGGTCACTCGATGAAACAGGAGAAGGAAACTGAACGAGCCGATCGCCATGGTCGGACAGCGGATCCCGCTCGATCACCTCGAACGTCCCCGGCTGCCAGCAGAGTCCATTCAGGCAGTCGTTGGCATCATCCGACGCATCGGCTGCGATCTGAAGGCTGTCCGTCACCGTGCGCGCGACCGGTTCGCGATCGATCGTCGCGGGCTCGGCTGCTTCCCCAACCGAGAGCATTGCCAGCAACAGCGTGAGAGAACGGAGGGATCGGTTCATCGAACCTCCTCCGTCGCGGGAGTCGACTCCGGCTGCATCGATTCGAGGAGTTCGTTCAGATCGAGGCGCACATACGGACGCTTAGCCGCCGGGGCCTTGTGGCTCGCGTTGGCCACGAACACAATTCCCTTCGCCGGCACGAACAGAGCGTTGTGCAGATTCGATTCCATGGCTACCGGTCTGCTCATCAGCCAGATCGCCGTTTCTTCATCGATACGCCCGTGCCGCTCTTTCACCCGGCTTCGCAGCGTCTCCAGCCGACTCCCGGCGGAGAGCACCACGGCATCTTTAATGCCCGGCCCGAGTCGCTCGTGGGCCTGTCCGGGATGCACGAACTCGATCGCCTCCGGCGTCGCCGCCACGCCAACCGCTTTGTTCGTTTTGCCATCGGCGAACACGTAGTAATACTCACACGTTCGCGGACTCGTTTCCCACAGCGTCATCACTTCCTGCAGTGACGTACATTCTTCGAGAGCCCGCCGCATCAGCGTCGCCATCGGCACGCCATCCCACTCCCCTTCGCCGCGACCGCCCATCTCGCCGAGCGAAATCCCGGCTGCGTTCATGCCTGTCACGCTGCCGATGAACCCGGCGTAGCCAACATTCACGAACGGCTGCTTGCCATCGATCGCGACCACAAACGTCGTCGCTCCGTCCTGCAGGCCGATCGTGGTCATGTAATCGAGGACGCGCCCGTGATACAGCGTTCCGTCGGCCGTCGCACTGTCGAAGACCGCGAAGCCCGAGCAGTGAAACAACTCGGGGAAGACGTTCAACGCCTGGGCCAGTTCGATGTCGATTCCAAGCGTCTCAGCCATCGCGGCTGTTTCCCGTTTGTGATCGTCCGGAATATGCGGCGACAGCCGGGCATACGCATCGCTCAGATCATCTTTGAACCACCGCCCCGTGCGGATCGTGTTGACGGTCCCGAACGCATAAAGCACCGAATCGATCGTCTTCATCGCTTCGCGGCGGAGCAGCCGGGCATGAGCGACGCCGACTTCTTCCGGCGTGCCCGAAAGCAGCACGACGCGCTGACCGTTCATCCAGCGCAGTTCCCCGTTCTCAATCACCGCCGGCTTCTCACGCGGGCTCTTCAATCGCTCCGACGGAGCCAGAATCTCCAGCGTCCGTCGCATTCCCCGGCTCAGATGCCGCTCGAGTTCTTCGCGTTCGATCTCAACCACTTCAAACCCGTCCGGCACGGTCCACTCCGGTGCATTCGGCTCCTCACTGGAAACGCCGAA
The genomic region above belongs to Rubinisphaera margarita and contains:
- the tuf gene encoding elongation factor Tu, which encodes MAKEVFERKKPHVNVGTIGHIDHGKSTLTAALVQVQAAKGLARELSYAEITKGGTVRDDTKTVTIAVSHVEYESMDRHYAHIDCPGHADYVKNMITGAAQMDGAILVVSAADGPMPQTREHILLARQVNVPALVVFLNKCDLVDDEELLELVEMEVRELLSKYDFPGDDITIVRGNAKAALENPTDDASTACIQNLLDALDSDIPEPAREADKPFLMAVEDVFSIKGRGTVATGRIERGKVNVGDKVQVIGLRPTSETTVTGVEMFNKTLDSGLAGDNVGLLLRGVEKDDIERGQCLAAGGSITPHSKFECEVYVLSKEEGGRHTPFFSGYRPQFYFRTTDVTGGTKLLGGAEMCMPGDNVALEVELQKPIAMDEGSRFAIREGGRTVGSGVVTKILE
- a CDS encoding tetratricopeptide repeat protein: MCALLLLPGCCWVQRNQGKNEEICRTFIEQSFSAQQSGELDEARNLLNDAVQLEPKHAETWWNLAELSIHQDNFPQAIDEQKKYVELQPHDPHGYLRLAQLYYLQGDYDEAQETLKETTRRIPNNIEAIILSARLARKQADHQQAMADYYHVLQVQPNHPEATLELAEMMLARSEPTRAATILRSLARSNLSLEDEARTQVNLGIAYGQAGRWDDAVEHLELAESLMETSSPRDRYRLAYAYYKAGTSQQSLEILLNLADAHQWDDRAERLYATITGTIPQTAYVDPVVSVSHEKGQHGSVRSFIDDVEMNPVFAADRLLQAIEQTEVDIVPPEWSSAPGDF
- a CDS encoding MBOAT family O-acyltransferase, which codes for MLFNSFAFWLFYAVVFLLYYRLKHRGQNVLLLLASYYFYGCWDWRFLSLIAISTLVDYTLALRIHDCQVSWKRKTLLAISLGTNLGILAFFKYFNFFAGELATLGDSVGVPLLLPTLNIILPVGISFYTFQTMSYSIDVYRGHCQPTRSLLDFSVYVSFFPQLVAGPIERASHFLPQVIQPRQWDRNAFGEGLYLVVLGLFKKIVVADNMAVLVNAIFQTPTSELTGMEVLVGVYAFAFQIYGDFSGYSAIARGISRWLGFDLMVNFRRPYFAVDPSDFWRRWHISLSQWLRDYLYIPLGGNRGGSLMTYRNLMLTMLLGGLWHGANWTFIAWGAVHGAMLCGYRYFAGENAKAVTPAQWTPLGLLTRTAQIVLMFHFVCLTWLLFRAESIGQAAGMLSVLATNLDWSPLASMTFGMLVFCAGPLMLFECWEEWQSRVDDVPAVHWSWRGLACTYALMMCLCFPPPAAATFIYFQF
- a CDS encoding metal ABC transporter ATP-binding protein; translation: MNTTPAILDVHDLTVAYRHRPVLWNVDFEIHEPQLLGIVGPNGAGKSTLLKSILELVPSVSGNVSLFGQSVSDVRTRIGYVPQRESVDWDFPITVRETVLMGTYAKLGWFRRPGAKQRELAEQCLADVGMEAFANRQIGRLSGGQQQRVFLARALAQDADVYFLDEPFAGVDAATEDIVLGVLRRLRDRGKLLIVVHHDLLTVQRSFDSVLLLNGRLIAWGPVEETLTSENLKRTYGGHLPILDHLGVAVADQSRSG
- a CDS encoding tetratricopeptide repeat protein, whose amino-acid sequence is MMTRSLFVAVAFGLLVSAFGIYAAEEKAVDPAEIQQRISAAMKAEENQAVVDGLTELIELNAENPQAWYLRGVYQFRLGNFKESVSDFDKYVELNPAGERRLWERGISHYYAGMFKEGAEQFALYQTYHDNDVENSVWRYICMARDQDLEAARKEMLPIRNDPRVPLMEVYALFQGKSTPEKVLEVANAGEPDAEERAFRMFYADLYLGLYHEAHGNPALAKEHIQRAWKNHTENDRISRYMWHVARVHAKWQNEKAQPERD
- a CDS encoding prolyl oligopeptidase family serine peptidase, with product MNRSLRSLTLLLAMLSVGEAAEPATIDREPVARTVTDSLQIAADASDDANDCLNGLCWQPGTFEVIERDPLSDHGDRLVQFPSPVSSSDRINDVVSLEWYQARDEAGEPVEAPAIVVVHESGSGMHVGRLFAVSLRKMGFHTFLIHLPYYGHRRYPEQERGAHQVTAMRQAIADVRRARDAVSVLPYVDERTIALQGTSLGGFVSASAASLDTRYDAVFLMLAGGDLHDIVMNGKKDAAKVREKLAEYGLVDDKLKEVIQLVEPTRIAHRVDPKRTWLYSGVYDKVVPQRNSILLAETMQLPGSHHIRMMANHYSGVVYLPLVFTHIHDEIERIHEERAD
- a CDS encoding C45 family autoproteolytic acyltransferase/hydolase, translating into MICVRSLLLMTLLLLATAGAGRAEEAGSVKLADGLRPLLQCVTGECKAFTFTAEIEAPIDGKPQKIDVLLRLHGNGDYHLAATHADYSFLLNRTAETTTFALPHHQVAYLGSGETHTKDHLAASEILTRMLTADTSVSTYFPLWMLGADNLLSVLSAQLKPKYIAAENAWNFDDQVTLGFNPGGSGVVAVGDVRVEFGVSSEEPNAPEWTVPDGFEVVEIEREELERHLSRGMRRTLEILAPSERLKSPREKPAVIENGELRWMNGQRVVLLSGTPEEVGVAHARLLRREAMKTIDSVLYAFGTVNTIRTGRWFKDDLSDAYARLSPHIPDDHKRETAAMAETLGIDIELAQALNVFPELFHCSGFAVFDSATADGTLYHGRVLDYMTTIGLQDGATTFVVAIDGKQPFVNVGYAGFIGSVTGMNAAGISLGEMGGRGEGEWDGVPMATLMRRALEECTSLQEVMTLWETSPRTCEYYYVFADGKTNKAVGVAATPEAIEFVHPGQAHERLGPGIKDAVVLSAGSRLETLRSRVKERHGRIDEETAIWLMSRPVAMESNLHNALFVPAKGIVFVANASHKAPAAKRPYVRLDLNELLESMQPESTPATEEVR